The window TGCGAGGAcgtggggatgtggggggggggggggcatgggaaAGGGGCACCTCAGGGCTTGGGACACCCAGGGGatgtgggcagggctgggacatGCAGTGATGGGCactgggacacagggacagggcTGGGGCACCCAGGGTGTGCACCGGGGTCAGGCCGGGCAGTTGGAACCTCTTGGGGGTCCCAATGAGCCCTGGGCACTGTGGCCCTGgtccccccccctccatccctgtgcctgGCGCTAGTGGCCGAGGGAGAAGGTGCCCGAGTCGGTGGATTGCTTGTCCCGGGGGCAGAGGCTCAGCCCCCCAGGGGCCGGCGCCGTGGGGCTGCCAGGGGATGGCACCATGTCTGCCTCTGGCACCTGGGGGGCAGCGGGTGGGCCTGGGTTAGTTCCTGCCCCATGGCCAGGGCACTGCACCGGTCAGGGGCACTGCCTAAGTGTGAACcccccatccagccccacacatccccctGTGTGGCCTgacccagccccatggcagccccagccccactgacCTCCTCGAACTTGCGGGCCTTGTAGTGCTCGGCTCCCTTCAGGAAGTTGAGCAGGATGATGTCGCACAGCACTGTGCCCTGGGGCGGCAGTGTAGGGGGGGTATGCTATGGGGCACCTGCTggcaccccacagccccccatGGAGCCAGCCTGGGGCTCTGCTGTGTCTGCACACTGCATGACTATGGGGTTCTTCTTCACCGTGCCTCCCAATTGCTATGGGGCATCACCATCACTCTGCCCCACACCTATGGGGTGCTCAGGGCCTCTTCCAAGCCCCCTCTTAGGAAAAGGGGGGCTCCCCCCACCACCCGGGAAGATGCTGCCATGAAGGGGCTGAGAACGGCCACAACTCACCACACCTATGGAGGTGAACGCGGCCACCGTGTTGATGAGGGTGGGGACGATGCCGAACTTCCCGGCCTGGGGGTGCAGAGACCTCGTTGGTGGGGGGCCCaaaccccccccagcccccctgTGGGCTCCCTGGCCCCACACGCACATGGCCGTACACCAGCACGTCGAAGCGGATGCCGAAGGCTTTGGTGAGGGTGCGGCGCTCGGGGCCGTCCTGGCAGTGGTGGTACCGGGCGTGCCTGTGCGGGGACACGGCCGTGGCGCACACGTGTGGCACTCGCGTGTCCGGCGCCGGCCTGTGCCGTACCTGAAGTTGTATCCGGTGGCGTGGGACAGCCCGTCCAGGCGGGTGAAGGAGTAACGGGGCAGGCAGCGCTCCCCACCGCGGTCCAGGTCACAAACCCACCCGATCTTGATGGCCAGCACCCCCCCCTGCACCACCGCGCGGGGCCAGCGTCACCCCATGGGTGTCCACGCAGACCCACGGCCCTCCTCCCTGTGTTCCCCAAGACATCTCAGTGTCTCCATGTCTCTGTGTCCTGCATCCCATATCCTGTCTGCTGTCCCAAACCCTGTGGGCTCACATCCATGTTCCTCTAGGACCCCATGTCCCAATGTCCTCACATCCCACTCCCTACATCCcacatcccttcatccccatgtcccacatcccagcatcccacgtctccatgtccttatgtccCACTCCCCCATGTCTCATGTCCCCACATCCCTCAAccctgtgtccccatgtcccttgCCCCAAACCCTATGTTCCTGTGTCCCGTGTCCTCATGCCCACGTCCCCCCATCCTGCACCTCACATCCCCGTGTCCCCATCTCTGTGTGCCCCTGCCCGTGTCCCCGGTGCGGCTCACGGTGGTGGCCAGGGAGCGGAAGTCCTGCCCCGCGAGCCGCACCACGTCCCCGAGGCGCAGGATGGGGCAGAGCGGTTGGAGCTGCGGGTGGAAGCGGCAGCGCCCCAGGTCCCCCCCGgcgccggggggggggaggttggcCCTGGGGGGACGCGGCCGTGAGGCGGCGCCGGGGGGGGCTccgcggcccggcccggccccggggCACGCACTTCTCGAAGCCGAAGAGAGGGAAGCGGATGCTGTTCTTGATGAAGAGGGTGAAGTTCTCGGCCTCCAGCatgatggggctgggggggagagCGGGGCGGCCCTGGGCACGCGGCGGGGGGGGCACGCACCCCCGCGTCCCCCGTGTCCCCGTCACTCACACGTCCACCGTGTCCACCTCGGGCGGGCACCAGCCGCGGATCTCGCAGGTGCGCAGGGTCTCGTTGTAGGGCACGCAGCGGCCGgtgagcagccctgcggagcacccatgggtgcgcTGAGCGGGCGgcctcagccccagcacccgGAGCGGGGCGGCCTCAGCCCCTGGGTGCACGGAGCGcgctgggctctgctgcccgTCCCTCACCGCTGCCGCTGCTGCGGCTCCTGTCCCGGCAGTCGCGGTCGCTGCGGCACCGGAACGCGGCTTCGCTCTGCGGGGCGGTggtgagcgggggggggggtcaccccgaggccccccccctgcccccgCAGCCCCGCACCTCGGGGCACAGCCCCTGCGCCTGCTGCTCCGTCAGGATCTGCTTGGTGACCACCACGAACACGGAGGTGCCCTGCGGGGACCGCACCGTCACCCCCAGCGCCCGGGGAGGGCGGATACcggcatgggggggggggcccgcGGCCTCACCTGGGGGGGGGTAACGTAGTCAGCCGTGTCCAGCACGCGCCCCGCGTAGCGCCCGATGCCCTTCACCTTGGTGACCACCGAGGACTCGATGCCCGTGTCCCGCACCTGATAGGCTTTCTCATGGAGGAACACCCAGCTGGGACAGCACCAGCGGGGACGGTGACGGCGGGGACGGACCCCCCGGAGCCCCTCGGCACCGTCCGGCAGCCCCGGCACCAGCGGCACGGGGTCCCCCGACGGGCGCTTGTCCCCCCCCCGCGAGCAGACGTGGCCGCTGTCACCGCCTGGGGAGCCCCGCTCGGACCCCGACACCGTCCCCTCGCTGCTCCCGCACCGCCCGCCCCCACGGGGGCACCGGCACTGTCACACCTCGCACGTGTCCCTCCTCCGCCCCGTGCCCCCCGCTCTCACCCGATGAAGTAGGCGAGGATGAGGAGCTGCACGGCGCGGTGCGTGGCGCCCACCACCCAGCTCCTCACCACCACCGACTTGGGCGTCTCGTACGAGAAGAACTGCATGGCCCAGGGCGGGCAGCGGCGCGGGGCTGGCATCGGGGGGCGGGCAGGGACAGCGGACGGGCACAAAGGGGAATGTGCGGGCAGGGAGCGGTGGGAtgggcaggggacaggcagCGAGGGCGGTGTTCAGGCTGTGCAAGCGGGGATgtgggcagggcaggagcaggcagcggTACGGGCAGCGAGAAGGGTGGTGCAGGAGGGGTGGGCAGCGGAGCGGGCAGGGGCCAGGCGGGGCTGTGCCCGCAGCGAGAGGGGTGATGCGGGCAGGGTACGGGCAGGGTACGGGCAGCGCGGCTGGTGCCGAGGCTGTGCGGGCAGGGAGCGGTGCTGCGGGCAGGGTGCGGGCAGCAGCGGCTGGTGCGGGCAGCTCGGGGCGGgacggggcggggcgggggcggGGTCACGGCCGGGGGGGGTGAGGGGCAGGCGGGGtccggaggggggggggggggatcacCGTGTGTGTGCCCCGAGGTGGGGCGGGTTTGGGGGCGCTGGGGGCGGCGGTGCTGATGTGGGGGTGCCCGGTTTGGGCTGACCCTCCCCCCGGTGTTTTTCGCGTGGTCCTTTGGGGGTGTCACGTTGGGGTCCCGGTTTGGGGGTGCCCGCTGTGTGGGTGCAGGGTTAACGCGCCCACTTTGGGGAGTGCCGGTTTGGGGGTGCTCCATTGGGGTTGCCGGTCTGTGGGTGCTCTATTGAGGGGTGCCCGGTCTGAGGTGCCCCACTGGGGGGATGCCCCATGTCTATGGGTTCCCAGTCTATGGGTGCCCCACTGGGGGGTGCCAGTTTGGGGTGCCCGGCTGCGGGGTGCCCCATTCCGGGGAGCCGGTTTGGGGTGCCCGGTTGAGGGTGCCCGGTTTGGGGTGCCTGGTTAGGGGTTACCCCGTTCGCGGGTGCCGGGTTGGGGTGCCCCGTTTGGGGTGCCCGGTTGCAGGGTGCCGGGTTGGGGGGTACCGGGTTGGAGGTGCCCGGGTTGGGGGTGCCCGGTTTGGGGGGTACCGGGTTGGGGGGTGCCGGGTTGGGGGTGCCCGGTTTGGGGGTGCCCAGTTTGGGGGGTACCGGATTGGGGGGTGCCGGGTTGGGGGGTGCCGGGGTTGGGGGTTCCGGTTTGGGGGTTCCAGTCTGTGGGTTCCCCACTGCGGGGGCCGGGGCCGCCCGGCGCTGCCCATCAACTCTATGGTGCCGGGCGTGGCAGGCGCGGTCGGGCGGAGGGGCCGCTCTACCCAGCTCCGATCCCAGCTCTATGGCAGGGCGGGAGCCGAGTGCCGAGGCCTCTCTAGGCGGAGTCCTCCGGGCGCTCTATGGTCTTCCCCCGTTGCCTGCACAGCGCGGTCCTCCCGCACGGCGGCCAGAGCGGCTCCTCTCTATGGCGGAAGTGGGGGTGACTTCCGGCGGCGGCCCCGGGGGAGGCTCCGCGTGAGGTTCGTGTTGCGCAGGCGGGAAAGTGGCGgcggtgcggggggggggggggaggggagcaccGGGGGGggaaccggggggggggaggggtgggcacgggggtgggggggagggggagcaccgggggggggaacggggggggggaatccggtggtgggggggggggtgggcgCGGGGATGGGGGGAGGCCATGATGGGGGGAAgaggaacgggggggggggggggggttggggtgcggggggggcaccggtaGGGGAAGGGCCCGACGGAGGGACCGGGGGCAGGGGCGGCACcggtgatgggggggggcaccggtgatggggggggcaccggtgatggggggggcaccggtgatggggggggcaccggtgATGGGGGGGCACcggtgatgggggggggcaccggtgatggggggggcaccggagATGGGGGGGCACcggtgatggggggggcaccggtgatggggggggcaccggtgatgggggggggcaccggtgatggggggggcaccggtgATGGGGGGCCCGGTccatggctgtgctggggcagggaggggggcCGGGATCgatccctgcctgctccccacagGTGCCGGGAGATGCCAGCAGGGGGGCAGCGCTGACGGCTCCACGAGCCCCTGGTCCCGGTGCCGCCATGGCCGAGACGCTGGAGTTCAACGAGATCTACCAGGAGGTGAAGGGCTCCATGGTGAGCACgcggggggcaccgggggcaCCGGAGCAGCCAGCGCTGAGCGCCCGGGCTGCGGTTGGGAccggagcaggagcagctcccgtCCCCCCGTGCCTGCTGCAGGGGCTCTGTGGGGCGGGCAGGGGGTCCCCTGTAACCCATCGGTGCCCCAGGTGGGTGCTGAGGGGTGCGAGGGGCAGGGCTGGGCCGGGGGTGCCGCCGTGACGGGGCCACGGCTCTGCCCCACAGAACGATGGGCGGCTGCGGCTGAGCCGTCAGGGCGTCATCTTCAAGAACAGCAAGACAGGGAAGGTGGACAACATCCAGGCCTCGGAGCTGGCCGAGGGCGTGTGGCGACGCGTGGCGCTGGGCCACGGCCTCCGGCTGCTCACCAAGAACGGCCATGTCTACAAGTACGACGGGTTCCGGGAGTCGGTGAGTGCCCTGCACCAGGGACAGCACCTGggcccccagccccatgtgctgggtcctgccccagccctgctggcagcagcctctGGGTGGTGGTTTCTGacacctcctcctgctgccccatcccaggagTTCGAGAAGCTCTCGGATTTCTTCAAGACCCATTATTGCCTGGAGCTGACCGAGAAGGATCTGTGCGTGAAGGGCTGGAACTGGGGCACGGTCAGGTTCGGAGGTGAGTCCTGCTGGAGGGCTCCCAcccctgtgcctgcagtgcCTCAGGCAGCCACCCGCTTGCCTGGGGTGTCCTGGGGAGGGTGGCAGGATGGAgcctgggagagcaggaggtgGCAGGTCCAGGGGAGGCAGGAAAGGGgattcctgcagcagggaatgcTCTGTGTAAAGGGAAAGTCAGGGTGGGAGCTGCAAGGTCTGGCAGAGCCTGATGGATCCTGGAGGAGCCATGGGAGCTGGTGGCTCAGTCCTGGGACTGAGACCAGGGGAAAGATGGGAACAGATGGTTCCTTCCTGTTCATGCCTGATCAGTGCccatccccagggctgcagccaggAGGAAGCCTGGAGATGAGGCAGGGAATGtaggggaggagaggggggctggtgctggaggtgggTCTGGGGCCGAGGTGGGTCAGGTCCTGCTGTGACAGGCACATCCTCTGGCGCAGGGCAGCTCCTGTCCTTTGACATTGGGGAGCAGCCGGTGTTCGAGATCCCGCTGAGCAATGTGTCCCAGTGCACCACGGGCAAGAACGAGGTGACGCTGGAGTTCCACCAGAACGATGATGCCGAGGTCTCGCTCATGGAGGTTCGCTTCTACGTGCCACCAACCCAGGAGGACGGCGTGGACCCGGTGGAGGTGCgtgggctgtggggctgctccgGGGCCGTGCTGGGGCCGGCTGGgtccctcctccccaccacaGCTCCATCCCCTCGCAGGCCTTCGCCCAGAACGTGCTCTCCAAGGCGGATGTGATCCAGGCCACGGGCGATGCCATCTGCATCTTCCGGGAGCTGCAGTGTCTGACGCCGCGCGGGCGCTATGACATCCGCATCTACCCCACGTTCCTGCACCTGCATGGCAAGACCTTCGACTACAAGATCCCCTACACCACAGTGCTGCGCCTCTTCCTACTCCCGCACAAGGACCAGCGGCAGATGTTCTTTGTGGTGAGTGGGGCACCGGGGCCTGCCCTGCCCTGCGAAGGGTGGTGATGGGGGGCGCAGGGGGATCTCAGCTCCTCAACACCTCTTCTCTCCTCAGATCAGCCTGGACCCCCCAATAAAGCAAGGCCAGACCCGTTACCACTTCCTTATCCTGCTATTCTCCAAGGATGAGGACATCTCCCTGACCCTCAACATGAATGAGTGAGCTCCTCTCCTGCCCGGCCCCTTCCGTGGCctggctctggggcagcaggagggaggtgaGGGACCTGCTGGGCTCCTGCTCTCACCACGGCCCTGCACCTGCACagggaggaggtggagaaaCGCTTTGAGGGGCGGCTCACCAAGAACATGTCGGGGTCCCTCTACGAGATGGTCAGCAGGGTCATGAAGGCGCTGGTCAACCGCAAGATCACCGTGCCTGGGAACTTCCAGGGGTgaggaatgctgctgctgctgcccgaAGGACGGGGGAATGTGGGATCTTCCTGCTGTAGGGCAAGTGCCTCATAGgaacacagaatggtttgggttggaagagaccttaaaatgcatccagttccaaacccctgccatgggcagggaccccttccactggagcagctgctccaagcccctgtgtccaacctggccttgagcactgccagggatggggcagccacagcttctctgggcaccctgtgccagcgcctcagcaccctcccagggaacagcttctgcctcagagctcagctcagtctcccctctcttgggcaggttcaagccattccccttggcctgtccctacaggcccttgtcccaagcccctctccagctttcctgcagcccctttaggcactggagctgctctcaggtctccccatagcacagcagaggggcaggatcccctccctgagctgctgctcacactctgagggtgcagcccagcacacagggaggttctgggctcaagctcTCACTgatgggtcatggggagctccTAGAAtgggagagctgctgctctggggggCTGAGGGCACTGGTTCAGAGCCCTCCCTGGCCTTGGCTATGGGTCTGGcccctttttctgtccattGCTGTGCTCGGAGGGTGCTGTGTGTGGGGCCAGGAGCAGCCACGGGGCTCCGAGGTGCCCTGTCCCCCCCCGGTGCTCAGGGTGCGCATCCCGCAGGCACTCGGGCGCTCAGTGCATCACCTGCTCGTACAAGGCGAGCTCGGGGCTGCTGTACCCGCTGGAGCGCGGGTTCATCTACGTGCACAAGCCCCCGGTGCACATCCGCTTCGATGAGATCAGCTTCGTCAAC of the Melopsittacus undulatus isolate bMelUnd1 chromosome 4, bMelUnd1.mat.Z, whole genome shotgun sequence genome contains:
- the P2RX3 gene encoding P2X purinoceptor 3, producing the protein MPAPRRCPPWAMQFFSYETPKSVVVRSWVVGATHRAVQLLILAYFIGWVFLHEKAYQVRDTGIESSVVTKVKGIGRYAGRVLDTADYVTPPQGTSVFVVVTKQILTEQQAQGLCPESEAAFRCRSDRDCRDRSRSSGSGLLTGRCVPYNETLRTCEIRGWCPPEVDTVDVPIMLEAENFTLFIKNSIRFPLFGFEKANLPPPGAGGDLGRCRFHPQLQPLCPILRLGDVVRLAGQDFRSLATTGGVLAIKIGWVCDLDRGGERCLPRYSFTRLDGLSHATGYNFRHARYHHCQDGPERRTLTKAFGIRFDVLVYGHAGKFGIVPTLINTVAAFTSIGVGTVLCDIILLNFLKGAEHYKARKFEEVPEADMVPSPGSPTAPAPGGLSLCPRDKQSTDSGTFSLGH
- the SSRP1 gene encoding FACT complex subunit SSRP1, with the protein product MAETLEFNEIYQEVKGSMNDGRLRLSRQGVIFKNSKTGKVDNIQASELAEGVWRRVALGHGLRLLTKNGHVYKYDGFRESEFEKLSDFFKTHYCLELTEKDLCVKGWNWGTVRFGGQLLSFDIGEQPVFEIPLSNVSQCTTGKNEVTLEFHQNDDAEVSLMEVRFYVPPTQEDGVDPVEAFAQNVLSKADVIQATGDAICIFRELQCLTPRGRYDIRIYPTFLHLHGKTFDYKIPYTTVLRLFLLPHKDQRQMFFVISLDPPIKQGQTRYHFLILLFSKDEDISLTLNMNEEEVEKRFEGRLTKNMSGSLYEMVSRVMKALVNRKITVPGNFQGHSGAQCITCSYKASSGLLYPLERGFIYVHKPPVHIRFDEISFVNFARGTTTTRSFDFEIETKQGTQYTFSSIEREEYGKLFDFVNAKKLNIKNRGLKEGMKQSYDEYADSDEDQHDAYLERMKEEGKIREENANDSSDGSGEETDESFNPGEEDDDVAEEFDSNASATSSSGDNNSDRDDKKPAKKAKVVKERKARRKHSESKKGKDPNAPKRPMSAYMLWLNASRERIKSDHPGISITDLSKKAGELWKAMSKEKKEEWDRKAEDARKDYEKAMKEYSVGSKAESSRAEKSKKKKKKQEKQLKGKAERKGTSSKSLSSSKSPAKSSNESFKSKEFVSSDESSSAESKKEDSEEEGAPSPRRSSSDSASGSD